A genomic segment from Pollutimonas thiosulfatoxidans encodes:
- a CDS encoding TFIIB-type zinc ribbon-containing protein, translated as MKCPVCKEVDLTMSSRQNIEIDYCPQCRGVWLDRGELDKLIERSTEEVAAQAPATPPRQRQPHGGDHYDNVHRGYDKRYKKKSFWHEIFD; from the coding sequence ATGAAATGTCCAGTTTGCAAAGAAGTCGACCTTACGATGTCATCGCGCCAGAATATCGAAATCGATTACTGTCCCCAGTGTCGCGGCGTGTGGCTTGATCGGGGCGAACTCGACAAGCTTATCGAGCGCAGCACCGAGGAAGTCGCTGCTCAGGCGCCTGCTACTCCACCCCGCCAGCGTCAGCCACACGGCGGCGATCATTACGACAATGTTCATCGAGGCTACGACAAGCGCTACAAGAAGAAATCGTTCTGGCACGAGATTTTTGATTGA
- a CDS encoding REP-associated tyrosine transposase, with protein MARPLRIEFPGALYHVTARGNRRERIYVDDADRLAWLNLFGNVCDRYRWLCYAWCLMENHYHIVIETKEANLAAGMRHLNGVYTQKTNHRHERVGHVFQGRYKGILVQKESHLLELSRYVVLNPVRAGLVSRVEDWPWTSYHAMIRPPKSPHWLHTDFLLAQFGTRRSQAVRQYIDFVRAGAQLPPIWQHLRGQIYLGSEPFMEAMRAVGPGAYDEDDRLREIPRLQRKITCIPLAQYSKHYTNRKHAMAAAYKSGDFTMREIASAFGVHYATVSRAFREMYDCKT; from the coding sequence ATGGCCAGACCTTTAAGAATCGAATTCCCCGGCGCGCTTTATCACGTCACGGCACGCGGCAACCGGCGCGAACGAATTTACGTGGACGATGCGGACCGCCTGGCTTGGCTGAATCTGTTCGGTAATGTCTGCGACCGCTATCGCTGGCTTTGCTATGCGTGGTGCTTGATGGAGAACCACTATCACATCGTTATTGAAACCAAGGAGGCAAATCTCGCCGCAGGGATGCGCCATCTGAATGGCGTTTACACTCAAAAGACGAACCATAGGCATGAGCGGGTTGGGCATGTATTCCAGGGGCGCTACAAAGGCATTCTTGTACAGAAGGAAAGCCACTTGCTTGAACTGAGCCGCTACGTGGTGCTGAATCCTGTCCGGGCAGGTCTGGTCAGCAGAGTGGAAGATTGGCCATGGACTTCATATCACGCGATGATTCGACCTCCAAAGAGTCCTCACTGGCTACACACCGACTTCCTACTGGCGCAATTCGGAACCCGACGCTCACAAGCCGTGCGCCAATATATCGACTTTGTACGGGCCGGGGCTCAGTTGCCGCCAATCTGGCAACACTTGCGCGGCCAGATTTATTTGGGTTCGGAACCATTCATGGAGGCGATGCGAGCTGTCGGGCCGGGAGCGTATGATGAAGACGACAGGCTGCGCGAGATACCGCGCCTCCAGCGAAAGATTACTTGCATACCTCTTGCGCAGTATTCAAAGCATTACACCAATCGCAAACACGCCATGGCAGCAGCATACAAGTCAGGCGATTTCACCATGCGGGAAATAGCGTCGGCATTCGGGGTTCACTACGCCACGGTAAGCCGGGCGTTTCGTGAAATGTATGATTGCAAGACCTGA
- a CDS encoding sulfite exporter TauE/SafE family protein, whose amino-acid sequence MTIASLAAVILAGVLIGATGIGGVLVVPALIGLGDVAAPKAIAASSLAFGFPGAAALWLLRREREHLHRALTIVLGAVPGAALGAALIHSFDARIVLAFVTATIFFAGLRTLLAKQASTYKLASQPVSTTRLVGIGLLVGVGSALTGTGGPVLLIPLLTLIHQPLRMAIVLGQAVQLPIALAAFSTHSLAGDLDWTQIATLGLVLLVASLVGERAARHVPIDLLRSVLAVFLLLTGTWFACTLF is encoded by the coding sequence GTGACCATTGCTAGCTTGGCGGCAGTGATACTTGCGGGAGTTCTTATCGGAGCAACAGGCATAGGCGGCGTGCTCGTTGTACCCGCTCTGATAGGACTAGGAGATGTTGCGGCGCCGAAAGCAATTGCCGCGTCTTCGTTGGCCTTTGGTTTTCCTGGCGCCGCAGCCTTGTGGCTTCTCAGGCGTGAGCGCGAACACCTACACAGAGCATTAACCATTGTGCTCGGGGCAGTTCCCGGCGCCGCACTTGGCGCAGCGCTAATCCATAGCTTTGATGCTCGGATCGTTCTTGCGTTTGTCACCGCCACAATCTTCTTCGCAGGTTTGCGCACCCTGCTTGCCAAGCAGGCTTCCACATACAAACTTGCCTCACAGCCAGTTTCCACTACGCGGCTTGTCGGCATTGGCCTGCTGGTGGGCGTCGGCTCTGCGCTAACTGGCACGGGCGGGCCAGTCCTCTTGATTCCTCTGCTGACGCTTATCCATCAACCGCTACGCATGGCTATTGTCTTGGGACAGGCTGTCCAATTGCCTATTGCTCTAGCGGCATTCTCGACTCATTCGCTGGCTGGTGACTTAGATTGGACGCAGATCGCTACCTTAGGCTTAGTGCTGCTCGTTGCATCCCTAGTAGGCGAGCGGGCCGCGCGCCACGTCCCCATTGACCTTTTGCGGTCCGTGCTTGCTGTATTCCTGCTGCTTACCGGCACATGGTTTGCCTGCACTCTTTTTTGA
- a CDS encoding phosphatidylserine decarboxylase produces the protein MNRPPYPHPIIAREGWPFLAGFVLVSILVTFWSGAASIPFWLLSLFVLQFFRDPARIAPDGSSIVISPADGRIVAVEEVRDVYANRDALKISVFMNVFNVHSNRCPVKGAVQSVTYFPGKFFNAALDKASLENERNATVLLTEQGHTVTAVQVAGLVAKRILCYIKPGDNVYAGQRYGFIRFGSRVDVYLPPGSRPRVAIGDKVQATSTVLAELPDIPVSSTEPENA, from the coding sequence ATGAATAGACCTCCTTATCCCCACCCCATTATTGCTCGCGAAGGCTGGCCGTTCCTGGCTGGTTTCGTGCTGGTATCCATCCTTGTCACTTTTTGGTCAGGCGCGGCATCCATCCCGTTCTGGCTGCTTTCGCTCTTTGTCCTGCAGTTTTTCAGAGACCCGGCGCGCATTGCGCCTGATGGCTCGTCTATCGTCATTTCGCCAGCGGATGGCCGCATCGTCGCCGTCGAAGAGGTTCGCGACGTCTACGCCAACCGCGATGCATTGAAGATCAGCGTTTTCATGAACGTGTTCAACGTCCATTCCAATCGATGCCCGGTAAAGGGCGCCGTCCAAAGCGTCACGTACTTTCCAGGCAAGTTTTTTAACGCGGCGCTCGATAAGGCCTCTCTTGAGAACGAACGCAACGCCACTGTTCTATTGACCGAGCAGGGGCATACCGTCACGGCAGTACAGGTTGCTGGCCTGGTGGCCAAACGCATTCTTTGCTATATCAAGCCCGGCGACAATGTCTACGCGGGCCAGCGCTACGGGTTCATTCGTTTCGGCTCCCGGGTCGATGTTTACCTTCCTCCGGGCTCTCGCCCGCGCGTGGCCATTGGCGACAAGGTACAAGCCACGAGCACAGTGCTTGCTGAGCTGCCCGACATCCCTGTCAGCTCAACGGAGCCTGAAAATGCCTAA
- a CDS encoding TonB-dependent hemoglobin/transferrin/lactoferrin family receptor yields MGKSIVWWGGVFAALVAVQAGAQEVSASSTATEAAVPSLAPLRVQGQKLEETLPEGSTITTRQQLDERSINSWEDFSNRGEPGVNYSAVTKSINIRGMDQDRVVTRVDGIRIPWLNDGARGEKGGLNTINFNTLSSIDLVRAAGSPQSGSLVGYLDLRTLSPDDLLWPNKDFGALVKSGYDSADDSWGADAALAGRLGAGDTSWLVQAGQRKGHELDNQGRVGGYGKLREKRNPTDYTQRNVLLKLQHDLNLEHRLIASGEYFKRDSTTDNRHDQGDDSSFFTGNNSTDEASLRKRAVLAYEFRSVDDKAAVNSGDIKIYWQRSSQQSMQTAFRKPDPRGAVSFGPFNPVGVIYQYAYPYGPYGRDYSVEETGYGLLSEWDGFLTSGAVQHHWAAGGEWYGNRVEQNAGGYDNCPATLTPGGPLGPRACEFLHVNQADVANAEGRQWALWAQDEISWLDGKYALTPALRFDSYRYTPEASDAYASNPNANVAQLGENSGNRVSPSVLARYAPQEALSFYAKYGYGYKAPSATQLYMNYGAPGTYLRTGDPNLKAEISRGWELGMDAGDADLGGRLSIFENRYKDFIDEEVALDPTSPAWNPAWTDLYPMGVFGYVNRSRVRIYGAEASGHWDMTNNWYTWGAVAWTRGKDQDTGRYLNSVAPMKATLAVGWRSEQWGAEALTTLVKRRSEVEQDTDFKAPGYGLVDLSTWWKPQAVKGLRLQAGVYNLFDKKYWNALDVQAGQRDTRLTDYYTQPGRSVRLTLTYQY; encoded by the coding sequence ATGGGCAAATCTATCGTTTGGTGGGGAGGGGTGTTTGCGGCGCTGGTGGCGGTGCAGGCGGGTGCACAGGAAGTGTCTGCCTCAAGTACTGCGACGGAAGCAGCAGTGCCGTCATTGGCGCCACTACGGGTACAGGGCCAAAAGCTGGAAGAGACCTTGCCCGAGGGGTCAACGATAACCACGCGCCAACAACTGGATGAGCGATCCATCAATAGCTGGGAGGACTTCAGCAATCGCGGAGAACCGGGCGTCAACTACTCTGCGGTCACGAAAAGCATCAATATCCGGGGCATGGATCAAGACCGCGTGGTCACTCGGGTGGACGGCATCCGCATTCCTTGGTTGAACGATGGCGCGCGGGGCGAGAAGGGCGGCTTGAACACGATCAACTTCAATACCTTATCGAGCATTGATCTGGTAAGAGCGGCCGGTTCGCCGCAGTCGGGATCCTTGGTTGGCTACCTGGACCTGCGCACCTTGTCGCCCGACGACCTGCTGTGGCCAAACAAAGACTTTGGCGCCCTGGTCAAAAGCGGCTACGACAGCGCTGACGATAGCTGGGGGGCCGACGCTGCGTTGGCGGGCCGCTTGGGCGCTGGCGACACAAGCTGGCTTGTACAAGCCGGCCAGCGCAAAGGGCACGAGCTTGATAACCAGGGGCGCGTTGGTGGTTATGGAAAACTCCGCGAAAAGCGCAACCCCACCGATTACACCCAGCGCAATGTCCTGCTCAAGCTGCAACATGATCTGAACCTGGAGCATCGACTGATAGCTAGCGGTGAGTATTTCAAGCGCGATAGCACCACCGACAATCGGCATGATCAAGGAGACGACAGCAGCTTCTTTACTGGCAACAACAGCACGGACGAAGCGTCGCTGCGCAAGAGGGCAGTCCTTGCATACGAGTTCCGTTCAGTGGACGACAAGGCCGCTGTTAACAGCGGCGATATCAAGATCTATTGGCAACGCAGCAGTCAGCAAAGCATGCAGACCGCCTTTCGTAAACCAGATCCACGCGGAGCTGTCAGCTTTGGTCCCTTCAATCCGGTCGGGGTTATCTATCAGTATGCCTATCCTTATGGGCCTTACGGGCGTGATTATTCCGTCGAAGAGACTGGGTATGGGTTGCTGTCTGAATGGGACGGCTTCTTGACCTCTGGCGCCGTGCAACATCATTGGGCGGCGGGGGGTGAGTGGTATGGGAATCGCGTAGAGCAGAATGCTGGCGGATATGACAATTGTCCGGCCACCTTGACCCCTGGAGGCCCGCTTGGCCCAAGAGCGTGCGAGTTCTTGCACGTCAACCAGGCGGACGTCGCCAATGCTGAGGGGCGACAGTGGGCCTTGTGGGCACAGGACGAAATCTCTTGGCTCGACGGCAAGTACGCTTTGACGCCAGCCCTGCGTTTTGACTCTTATCGCTACACGCCCGAAGCCAGCGACGCATATGCCAGCAACCCCAACGCCAACGTGGCGCAGTTGGGCGAGAACAGCGGCAACCGCGTCTCGCCTTCCGTGCTGGCCCGCTATGCTCCGCAGGAAGCCCTGTCCTTCTATGCGAAGTACGGCTATGGCTATAAGGCTCCGAGCGCCACGCAGTTGTACATGAACTACGGCGCGCCGGGCACCTATCTACGAACAGGAGATCCGAATCTGAAGGCTGAAATCAGTCGCGGATGGGAACTTGGCATGGATGCGGGCGATGCTGACCTTGGAGGCCGCCTGAGCATCTTCGAGAATCGATACAAGGACTTCATTGATGAAGAAGTGGCGCTAGACCCGACATCACCAGCTTGGAACCCGGCCTGGACCGACCTGTACCCCATGGGTGTGTTCGGTTACGTCAACCGCTCGCGCGTTCGCATTTACGGTGCGGAAGCCAGCGGTCACTGGGACATGACCAACAACTGGTACACCTGGGGTGCAGTTGCCTGGACGCGTGGCAAGGACCAGGATACGGGTCGCTATCTGAATTCGGTCGCGCCGATGAAAGCCACCCTGGCAGTGGGCTGGCGTAGCGAACAGTGGGGCGCGGAAGCACTCACCACCTTGGTAAAGCGGCGTTCGGAAGTTGAGCAGGACACGGATTTCAAAGCGCCCGGGTACGGTTTGGTGGACTTAAGCACGTGGTGGAAGCCGCAGGCCGTCAAAGGGCTGCGCCTTCAAGCCGGCGTGTATAACCTATTCGACAAGAAGTACTGGAACGCATTGGATGTGCAGGCCGGGCAAAGAGATACACGCCTCACCGACTACTACACTCAACCCGGCCGCAGCGTACGCCTGACTTTGACGTATCAATATTAA
- a CDS encoding heme/hemin ABC transporter substrate-binding protein has protein sequence MRASLTGLCLALGLMLGVAPVHAERVLVLGGSVTEIVYDLGQGSRLVAGDDSSIYPQAALKLPRVGYYRSVPLEGVVAMHPDLVLASENAGPPKTIARLRQLGVNLKVVSDSPSIESLYKRIEQIATELQVPQEGARLMAKVREEVASVQALDSPSRRAVVLLNRAGPFMAAGGDTAANAVLALAGLQNALDAQEGYKPISAEGLAALAPDMIIISKASLQASGGMDQFMAGAGVAITPAARAGRVMAMDDLLILGVGPRVAQAIQQLKVAAR, from the coding sequence ATGCGAGCAAGTCTTACCGGCTTATGCCTGGCGCTGGGTTTGATGCTGGGCGTCGCCCCCGTCCACGCGGAACGGGTGCTGGTGCTGGGCGGTAGCGTGACGGAAATCGTTTACGACCTGGGGCAGGGCTCGCGCCTGGTGGCCGGCGATGACTCCAGCATCTATCCTCAGGCGGCGCTGAAGCTGCCTCGCGTAGGCTACTACCGCAGTGTGCCTCTCGAAGGCGTGGTCGCCATGCACCCCGACTTGGTTCTGGCCTCCGAGAACGCCGGCCCGCCGAAGACCATCGCACGGCTGCGCCAGCTTGGCGTCAATCTGAAGGTCGTGTCGGATTCCCCTTCCATCGAGTCGCTGTATAAGCGCATCGAGCAGATCGCAACCGAACTGCAGGTGCCGCAAGAGGGCGCCAGGCTAATGGCGAAGGTCCGTGAGGAAGTCGCATCCGTGCAAGCGCTGGACAGTCCTTCACGCCGCGCCGTGGTGTTGCTTAATCGCGCCGGCCCTTTTATGGCGGCGGGCGGCGACACGGCGGCCAACGCTGTGCTCGCGTTGGCGGGGCTGCAAAACGCCCTGGACGCTCAAGAGGGCTACAAGCCCATCTCGGCCGAGGGTCTGGCCGCCCTGGCGCCAGACATGATCATCATCTCCAAAGCGTCGCTACAGGCCAGCGGCGGCATGGACCAGTTCATGGCCGGTGCCGGCGTCGCCATCACGCCTGCTGCCCGCGCAGGCCGTGTTATGGCCATGGACGACTTGCTGATACTGGGCGTTGGGCCGCGCGTTGCTCAGGCCATACAGCAACTGAAAGTGGCGGCGAGATAG
- a CDS encoding type II toxin-antitoxin system RelE/ParE family toxin: protein MTRVLKRKDFARWQASEKVPDAALCKAVREMESKSGGYRTLLSARIGSRYVFLHGFPKSDRANITQDEKKALQFAGKVFLEPSTEALSKALQSGLLLEVYCEQDH from the coding sequence ATGACGCGTGTGCTCAAGAGAAAGGACTTCGCGCGCTGGCAAGCGAGCGAAAAAGTGCCTGATGCCGCGTTGTGCAAAGCGGTTCGGGAGATGGAAAGCAAGAGCGGCGGCTACCGCACGCTGCTGTCGGCCAGGATCGGTAGCCGCTATGTGTTCCTGCATGGGTTTCCCAAAAGTGACAGGGCAAACATCACCCAGGACGAGAAGAAGGCGCTGCAATTCGCTGGCAAGGTGTTTTTGGAGCCGTCCACAGAGGCTTTGTCGAAGGCGTTGCAGTCTGGTTTGTTATTGGAGGTGTATTGTGAGCAAGATCATTGA
- a CDS encoding heme ABC transporter ATP-binding protein — MHDRFSASDVKVTRRHRSVLDGVSFSLRPGEVVSLLGANGAGKSTLLSVLAGELYLEPGQHPEDAVSLNGMSLTGMSAARQALSRAVLPQKPGLGFDLEVAEVVAMGAYPFKELSTQAVQALSSAALLHADIVHLAGRRYLELSGGEQQRVQFARIVVQILAERQTDPEGRYMLLDEPTASLDPLHQHTLLRTVRELAQADRIGVLLVLHDVNLAALWSDRIALLSEGKMFVCDTPVKALTPENLERVYGVQVHVMAHPRQAAKPLVVFG, encoded by the coding sequence ATGCACGATAGGTTCAGCGCTTCGGATGTCAAAGTGACTCGACGGCACCGCAGCGTCCTCGACGGCGTGTCTTTCAGTTTGCGCCCGGGCGAAGTCGTCAGCTTGCTGGGTGCGAACGGAGCGGGCAAGTCAACGCTGCTGTCAGTGCTGGCCGGTGAGCTCTACCTGGAGCCCGGCCAGCATCCGGAAGACGCGGTAAGCCTTAACGGAATGTCGCTAACCGGCATGAGCGCTGCCAGGCAGGCCTTGTCCCGCGCCGTGTTGCCTCAAAAGCCGGGTCTGGGTTTTGACCTGGAGGTGGCCGAAGTCGTGGCCATGGGAGCCTACCCTTTCAAGGAACTGTCCACCCAGGCGGTGCAAGCGCTATCGAGCGCCGCGCTGCTGCATGCCGATATCGTGCACCTCGCGGGACGCCGCTATCTGGAATTGTCCGGCGGCGAGCAACAACGGGTACAGTTTGCTCGCATCGTCGTGCAGATACTGGCCGAAAGGCAAACTGATCCCGAGGGCCGATACATGCTGCTGGACGAGCCCACCGCGAGTCTCGATCCCTTGCATCAACACACGCTGTTGAGAACCGTCAGGGAACTCGCGCAGGCCGACCGGATAGGCGTGCTGCTGGTGCTGCACGATGTCAACCTGGCAGCCCTGTGGAGCGACCGCATTGCGCTGCTGTCGGAAGGGAAAATGTTTGTGTGCGACACGCCGGTAAAGGCGTTGACGCCTGAAAACCTGGAGCGGGTCTACGGGGTCCAGGTTCATGTCATGGCGCACCCCCGCCAGGCTGCAAAACCCTTGGTGGTTTTTGGCTAG
- a CDS encoding hemin-degrading factor yields the protein MTPAYEQQALALRERYKQLKEENPKSRIRNLAALIGVSEMELVAANCGEIQATLLKEPAQDIFKDLGSLGRVMALTRNEWCVHERHGKYEEIRAGKTMGIVLGPDIDLRMFFGNWKHTYAVNDGGRLSIQFFDTAGNAIHKVYMTDESDLAAYRGLLEKYAHPGPSWPQTSPTPAKEDLSSSQPTPALRTDWLAMKDTHDFFGLLNKHKLSRLSALRAAGPDLAQEVSNDLAEQVLQDVAERDIAFMCFVGNDGMIQIHSGPVKKLMRMGPWFNVLEPHFNLHLDTTAIASTWIVNKPSKDGWVTSLECFAQNGDMIVQFFGARKPGIPELASWRELLVGYCPLPLAA from the coding sequence ATGACCCCAGCATACGAACAGCAAGCACTAGCTCTACGTGAGCGTTATAAGCAGTTGAAGGAAGAGAACCCAAAGTCCCGCATCCGTAACCTGGCAGCCTTGATCGGCGTCAGCGAAATGGAACTGGTCGCCGCCAATTGCGGCGAGATCCAGGCCACTTTGCTGAAGGAGCCGGCACAAGATATTTTCAAGGATCTGGGCAGTCTGGGTCGCGTGATGGCGCTGACCCGTAATGAATGGTGCGTGCACGAACGCCATGGCAAGTATGAAGAAATACGGGCCGGCAAAACCATGGGCATTGTTCTTGGCCCCGATATCGACCTGCGCATGTTCTTTGGCAACTGGAAGCATACCTACGCCGTGAACGACGGTGGCCGTCTAAGTATTCAGTTCTTCGACACAGCGGGAAACGCCATCCATAAGGTCTATATGACTGACGAATCCGACCTGGCCGCCTACCGCGGTCTGCTTGAAAAATACGCCCATCCCGGCCCGTCATGGCCGCAGACATCGCCAACGCCTGCCAAGGAGGACCTGTCTTCGTCTCAGCCCACTCCCGCATTACGCACAGATTGGCTGGCCATGAAAGACACGCACGACTTCTTTGGTTTGCTCAACAAGCACAAGCTGTCGCGCTTATCGGCGCTGCGCGCGGCTGGCCCGGACTTGGCACAAGAGGTGTCCAACGATCTGGCGGAACAAGTGCTGCAGGATGTGGCCGAGCGCGATATTGCTTTCATGTGCTTTGTCGGAAACGACGGCATGATCCAAATCCATTCTGGCCCTGTCAAGAAGCTGATGCGCATGGGGCCCTGGTTCAATGTGCTGGAGCCGCATTTCAATCTGCATCTGGACACCACTGCCATCGCCTCCACATGGATAGTCAACAAGCCATCTAAGGATGGATGGGTGACTTCCCTGGAGTGCTTCGCCCAGAATGGCGACATGATCGTCCAATTCTTTGGGGCGCGTAAGCCGGGCATACCGGAGCTGGCCAGTTGGCGTGAGCTATTGGTCGGGTACTGCCCGCTACCATTGGCGGCATAG
- the rpsO gene encoding 30S ribosomal protein S15 codes for MSVADIKKSDIVAQFQRADGDTGSPEVQVALLTARINELTGHFKAHMKDHHSRRGLLRMVSRRRKLLDYLKGRNPDSYRSLIEKLGLRK; via the coding sequence ATGTCTGTTGCTGACATCAAAAAATCCGACATCGTTGCACAATTTCAACGTGCAGATGGCGACACCGGCTCTCCGGAAGTTCAGGTCGCGCTGCTTACCGCTCGCATCAACGAACTTACCGGTCACTTCAAAGCGCACATGAAAGATCACCACTCGCGTCGTGGTTTGCTGCGCATGGTCAGCCGCCGTCGCAAACTGCTCGATTACCTGAAGGGCCGCAACCCGGATTCCTATCGTTCGCTTATCGAAAAGCTCGGTCTGCGTAAGTGA
- the pnp gene encoding polyribonucleotide nucleotidyltransferase encodes MFNKVSKSFQYGQHTVVMETGEIARQASGAVLVSIDDTVVLATVVANTTAKPGQDFFPLTVDYIEKTYAAGRIPGGFFKREGKPSEKETLTSRLIDRPLRPLFPEGFYNDVQVIIHTVSVNPEVDPDIAAMIGASAALAISGIPFNGPIGAARVGYVNDQYVVNPTSSQLAESSMNLVVAGTEAAVLMVESEAKQLSEEVMLGGVMFGHEQLQVVINAIHDLVAEAGKPEWDWQAPAKNEALTIAVSAAAQEGLEAAYQIREKQTRTAKLREVYAAVKAKLAEHAAAKGESAPDSVEVENMLFDLEAKIVRGQILGGEPRIDGRDTRTVRPISVRLGILPRAHGSALFTRGETQALVVATLGTKQDEQIIDSIMGEYRDRFMLHYNFPPFATGETGRVGFTKRREIGHGRLAKRSLVSMLPEPADFQYTIRVVSEVTESNGSSSMASVCGGSLAMMDAGVPIKDHVAGVAMGLIKDGPKFAVLTDILGDEDHLGDMDFKVAGTSQGITALQMDIKIQGITREIMQVALAQAKEGRLHILGEMKSAIDGSRTELSEFAPRMITVKINPEKIRDVIGKGGATIRALTEETGTQIDIGDDGLITISSADLDKAREAERRIKELTADVEVGQEYEGPVLRLLDFGAIVQVLPGRDGLLHISEIANYRIANINDVLKVGQAVRIKVIEADDKGRLRLSMKAIGGIEAQGGPQAPAAASEE; translated from the coding sequence ATGTTTAATAAAGTGAGCAAATCGTTTCAGTACGGTCAGCACACGGTGGTGATGGAAACTGGCGAGATTGCTCGCCAAGCCTCCGGCGCTGTACTGGTCTCGATTGACGATACTGTTGTGTTGGCTACCGTCGTGGCAAACACAACCGCCAAGCCTGGCCAGGACTTTTTCCCGCTGACTGTCGACTACATCGAAAAAACCTATGCGGCTGGTCGCATTCCCGGTGGTTTCTTCAAACGCGAAGGCAAGCCTTCCGAGAAAGAAACCCTGACGTCGCGCCTGATCGATCGTCCGTTGCGCCCGCTGTTTCCCGAAGGCTTCTACAACGATGTGCAGGTCATCATTCATACCGTATCGGTGAACCCTGAAGTCGATCCCGACATTGCTGCAATGATAGGCGCTTCGGCTGCCCTGGCAATTTCCGGCATCCCGTTCAACGGTCCGATAGGCGCTGCCCGCGTTGGCTACGTGAACGATCAGTATGTCGTCAACCCCACCAGCTCGCAGTTGGCCGAGTCCAGCATGAACCTGGTCGTTGCCGGCACCGAAGCCGCCGTGCTGATGGTCGAGTCCGAAGCCAAGCAATTGTCTGAAGAAGTGATGCTGGGCGGCGTGATGTTCGGCCACGAGCAACTGCAAGTCGTCATCAACGCCATTCATGACCTGGTTGCTGAAGCCGGCAAGCCCGAGTGGGACTGGCAGGCCCCTGCCAAGAACGAAGCGCTGACCATTGCTGTGTCGGCTGCCGCTCAGGAAGGCCTGGAAGCCGCCTACCAGATTCGCGAGAAGCAAACGCGCACTGCCAAGTTGCGCGAAGTCTATGCGGCTGTCAAGGCCAAGCTGGCCGAGCACGCTGCCGCCAAGGGCGAAAGCGCTCCTGACAGCGTAGAGGTCGAGAACATGTTGTTCGACCTGGAAGCCAAGATTGTGCGCGGCCAGATCCTCGGCGGTGAGCCTCGCATCGACGGGCGCGATACCCGCACCGTGCGTCCCATCAGTGTGCGCCTGGGCATCTTGCCGCGCGCACACGGCAGCGCGCTGTTCACCCGTGGCGAAACGCAGGCACTGGTGGTCGCCACGCTGGGTACCAAGCAAGATGAGCAGATTATCGACTCCATCATGGGCGAGTACCGCGACCGTTTCATGCTGCATTACAACTTCCCGCCGTTCGCTACTGGCGAAACCGGTCGCGTGGGTTTCACGAAGCGTCGCGAGATCGGCCACGGCCGACTGGCCAAGCGTTCCTTGGTCTCCATGCTACCCGAGCCGGCAGACTTCCAGTACACCATCCGTGTTGTGTCGGAAGTTACCGAATCCAACGGTTCGTCCTCCATGGCATCGGTCTGCGGCGGTTCGCTGGCCATGATGGACGCTGGTGTGCCCATCAAGGATCACGTGGCCGGTGTTGCCATGGGTCTGATCAAGGATGGCCCCAAGTTTGCAGTCCTTACCGATATTCTGGGCGACGAAGATCACCTGGGTGACATGGACTTCAAGGTGGCAGGTACGTCGCAAGGCATTACCGCACTGCAGATGGACATCAAGATTCAGGGCATCACCCGTGAAATCATGCAGGTCGCATTGGCTCAGGCCAAGGAAGGCCGCCTGCATATCCTGGGCGAAATGAAGTCCGCTATCGACGGCTCGCGTACCGAACTGTCGGAATTCGCTCCCCGTATGATCACCGTCAAGATCAACCCAGAGAAGATTCGCGACGTCATCGGCAAGGGCGGCGCCACCATCCGTGCGCTGACCGAAGAAACCGGCACGCAGATCGACATTGGCGACGATGGCCTCATCACCATCTCCAGCGCTGACCTTGATAAGGCTCGCGAAGCTGAACGCCGCATCAAGGAACTGACAGCCGACGTGGAAGTGGGTCAGGAATACGAAGGCCCAGTTCTTCGCCTGCTCGATTTCGGCGCCATCGTTCAGGTTCTGCCTGGCCGCGACGGCCTGCTGCATATTTCCGAGATCGCCAACTACCGCATTGCGAACATCAATGATGTGCTCAAGGTCGGTCAGGCTGTACGTATCAAGGTTATCGAAGCCGACGACAAGGGACGCCTGCGTCTGTCCATGAAAGCCATCGGCGGCATCGAAGCACAGGGCGGCCCACAAGCCCCCGCTGCTGCGTCGGAAGAGTAA